Proteins encoded together in one Deinococcus planocerae window:
- a CDS encoding GspH/FimT family pseudopilin, protein MRTRGFSLIELLVVVAIIGILAAVGMVNLARWRASTAVTEGAQQFAQAVSRARTGAKRANACWQIAPVGATSGATGYEIRRFSTPVCLPSGGTAQTYALPPGTTLSVTGGGGTVSFTPPYGTTENTPATYEVTWATNLTLKRTLRLTGVFGKVIFQ, encoded by the coding sequence GTGAGGACCCGGGGCTTTTCCCTGATCGAGCTGCTCGTGGTCGTGGCGATCATCGGGATTCTCGCGGCGGTCGGGATGGTGAATCTCGCGCGCTGGCGGGCGAGCACCGCCGTGACGGAGGGCGCGCAGCAGTTCGCGCAGGCGGTGAGCCGGGCGCGCACCGGGGCCAAGCGGGCCAACGCGTGTTGGCAGATCGCCCCCGTGGGGGCCACCTCGGGCGCCACCGGGTACGAGATCAGGAGGTTCAGCACGCCCGTGTGCCTGCCGAGCGGGGGCACCGCCCAGACCTACGCCCTGCCCCCCGGCACCACCCTCAGCGTGACGGGGGGAGGCGGCACCGTGAGCTTCACCCCCCCGTACGGCACGACCGAGAACACGCCCGCGACCTACGAGGTGACGTGGGCCACCAACCTCACCCTCAAGCGGACGCTGCGCCTGACGGGCGTCTTCGGGAAGGTGATCTTCCAGTGA
- a CDS encoding PulJ/GspJ family protein, protein MRGGSERGLTLIEVLVALAIFAVVSVAVLATFPAIFKLNGQTRADQAVTVGAKGFMEGVRVRYSTQAGFDTGTLPPVPSGAGYTCTGAVANQLGTSPVLIKRVTLSCTHPSQPTQTFVLDVGRPA, encoded by the coding sequence GTGAGGGGAGGCTCGGAGCGGGGCCTGACCCTGATCGAGGTGCTCGTCGCACTCGCCATCTTCGCGGTCGTGTCGGTCGCCGTGCTGGCGACGTTCCCGGCGATCTTCAAGCTCAACGGGCAGACCCGGGCGGATCAGGCGGTGACGGTCGGGGCCAAGGGGTTCATGGAGGGGGTGCGGGTGAGGTACAGCACCCAGGCGGGCTTCGACACGGGCACCCTTCCCCCCGTCCCGTCCGGCGCGGGCTACACCTGCACGGGGGCGGTCGCAAACCAGCTCGGCACGTCGCCCGTGCTCATCAAGCGCGTGACCCTGAGCTGCACGCACCCGAGCCAGCCCACCCAGACCTTCGTGCTCGACGTGGGGAGACCGGCGTGA
- a CDS encoding peptidase C39 family protein: MRPILFLALLLAGGAEALTMTYPNSTTILHERAGDWAVGERRGVEVRGDLLTLAPGAETGTLTGAPLGVAPFDELVPSWNAVTPGGGSVSVEVRAQTGAGWSRWFSFGTWSSAEGRTSLNGQKDGAGQVLTDTLRLSGKAGAYQYRVTLRGAGTGVRLLAFNTSDRAKRAAGLGQPGDRRAWGKVNDVPGRSQMLYEGGGEVWCSPTSVSMILAGYGVNVTVPQAARGTYDRAYDGTGNWPFNTAYAGAHGLRAYVTRLPSLAEAERYTAAGVPLAVSLGWKKGELPGAPLSYSDGHLMVLVGFDAAGNPVLNDPAAPSDAGVRRTYPRAAFERLWLTHSGGLGYVIAPSGTRLPEGTSPR, from the coding sequence ATGCGCCCAATCCTCTTCCTGGCGCTGCTCCTCGCGGGCGGCGCGGAGGCCCTCACGATGACGTACCCCAACTCCACCACCATCCTCCACGAGCGCGCGGGCGACTGGGCGGTGGGCGAGCGGCGCGGGGTGGAGGTGCGCGGCGACCTCCTCACCCTCGCCCCCGGCGCGGAAACGGGCACGCTGACGGGTGCGCCGCTGGGGGTCGCCCCCTTCGACGAACTCGTGCCGTCGTGGAACGCGGTGACGCCGGGCGGGGGCAGCGTGAGCGTGGAGGTGCGGGCGCAGACGGGGGCGGGCTGGAGCCGCTGGTTTTCCTTCGGCACCTGGAGCAGCGCCGAAGGGCGCACCAGCCTGAACGGGCAGAAGGACGGGGCCGGGCAGGTCCTGACGGACACGCTGCGGCTCAGTGGCAAGGCGGGCGCCTACCAGTACCGGGTGACCCTGCGGGGGGCGGGGACGGGCGTGCGCCTGCTCGCCTTCAACACGAGTGACCGCGCGAAGCGGGCGGCGGGGCTGGGGCAGCCGGGCGACCGCCGGGCCTGGGGCAAGGTGAACGACGTGCCCGGGCGCTCGCAGATGCTCTACGAGGGCGGCGGCGAGGTGTGGTGCAGCCCGACGAGCGTCTCCATGATCCTCGCGGGGTACGGGGTGAACGTCACCGTGCCCCAGGCGGCGAGGGGCACCTACGACCGGGCGTACGACGGCACGGGCAACTGGCCCTTTAACACCGCCTACGCGGGGGCCCACGGCCTGCGCGCCTACGTCACCCGGCTGCCCAGCCTCGCGGAGGCCGAGCGGTACACGGCGGCGGGGGTGCCGCTGGCGGTCAGCCTGGGGTGGAAGAAGGGTGAACTGCCCGGCGCGCCCCTGAGCTACAGCGACGGGCACCTGATGGTCCTCGTGGGCTTCGACGCGGCGGGGAACCCGGTCCTGAACGACCCCGCCGCCCCCAGCGACGCGGGTGTGCGCCGGACCTACCCGCGCGCGGCCTTCGAGCGGCTGTGGCTGACCCACAGCGGGGGGCTGGGCTACGTGATCGCGCCGTCCGGAACGCGGCTGCCGGAGGGTACCTCCCCGAGGTGA
- a CDS encoding pilus assembly PilX N-terminal domain-containing protein, translated as MRQQADRAPGDRHEEGVALVVVLLFTAIILMAVVSTTATLALGARGGGVDERGAYQALLVAESGQNTFAARVGSLARTSPYTGTRTSELTAWLGTLGTYSLGTAGTAELSLLNVTPKTTGATFTLRSQGSAPGAAKVVVQDYVVTNARLPRTFRSRAGLTSLPAIDASNGNQRTEGRANDGVATRVRSGGTPLSLPALQPGVTLPVEDTGAVLVGDYVRVNGATFRVDGKEEASLSLVRVLPTSPTAPLTLSGDVTVMLNAVAQTSPTVGNPGDLRVSNAGDFLVGEELTIAGKAATVQAVDAGNGTVRLGWPSGAPASLPEGTQVFRDVTGMRSAADITAKSNKLDDISMTSGGQTTNDCTTSTLCAGERDPLLASPTPGNPSDPFFTEQLFGLSDEELNDLVPLDNDPTLPQGEIKRVSAADFDRIFSGNARGSGVLIVDGDINSNINGNVTFDGMIYIRGNQGGKFNGNMTLNGAIAVRGGPIEGITTDDTTTQATGSLLINYDAVSLRSQLLNARGVFRVQTEPGTWRQQ; from the coding sequence ATGAGACAACAAGCTGACCGCGCTCCCGGAGACCGCCACGAGGAGGGCGTCGCCCTGGTGGTCGTGCTGCTGTTCACCGCGATCATCCTGATGGCCGTGGTGAGCACGACGGCCACCCTCGCGCTCGGGGCGCGGGGGGGCGGGGTGGACGAGCGCGGCGCCTACCAGGCCCTGCTCGTGGCCGAGAGCGGGCAGAACACCTTCGCCGCGCGGGTCGGGAGCCTCGCCAGAACGTCGCCCTACACGGGCACGCGGACGAGCGAGCTGACCGCCTGGCTGGGCACGCTGGGCACGTATTCCCTGGGCACGGCGGGGACGGCGGAGCTGAGCCTGCTGAACGTCACGCCCAAGACGACCGGGGCCACCTTCACCCTGCGGTCGCAGGGGAGCGCGCCCGGCGCCGCGAAGGTCGTCGTTCAGGACTACGTGGTGACGAACGCCCGGTTGCCGCGCACCTTCCGCTCGCGGGCCGGGCTGACCTCGCTGCCCGCCATCGACGCGAGCAATGGCAACCAGCGCACCGAGGGCCGCGCCAACGACGGGGTGGCGACCCGGGTCAGAAGCGGCGGGACGCCCCTCTCGCTGCCCGCGCTGCAACCGGGCGTCACCCTGCCCGTCGAGGACACGGGCGCCGTTCTGGTGGGCGACTACGTGCGGGTCAACGGCGCGACCTTCCGGGTGGACGGCAAGGAGGAGGCCTCGCTGAGCCTCGTGCGCGTCCTGCCCACCTCGCCCACCGCTCCGCTCACCCTCAGCGGCGACGTCACGGTGATGCTCAACGCGGTGGCGCAGACCTCCCCCACCGTGGGGAACCCGGGCGACCTCAGGGTGTCCAACGCGGGGGACTTCCTCGTCGGCGAGGAGCTGACCATCGCCGGGAAGGCGGCCACCGTTCAGGCCGTCGACGCGGGGAACGGGACCGTGCGGCTGGGCTGGCCCTCGGGCGCCCCGGCGAGCCTGCCCGAGGGGACGCAGGTCTTCCGGGACGTGACCGGGATGCGCAGCGCCGCGGACATCACCGCCAAGAGCAACAAACTCGACGACATCAGCATGACGAGCGGCGGGCAGACGACGAACGACTGCACGACCTCGACCCTCTGCGCGGGCGAGCGCGATCCCCTGCTCGCCTCGCCCACCCCCGGCAACCCCTCCGACCCCTTCTTCACCGAGCAGCTCTTCGGGCTGAGCGACGAGGAACTCAACGACCTCGTGCCGCTGGACAACGACCCCACCCTGCCCCAGGGCGAGATCAAGCGCGTCTCCGCCGCCGACTTCGACCGCATCTTCTCGGGGAACGCGCGGGGCAGCGGCGTCCTGATCGTGGACGGCGACATCAACTCCAACATCAACGGCAACGTGACCTTCGACGGTATGATCTACATCCGCGGCAACCAGGGCGGGAAGTTCAACGGCAACATGACCCTCAACGGGGCCATCGCCGTGCGCGGCGGGCCCATCGAGGGCATCACCACCGACGACACGACCACCCAGGCGACGGGCAGCCTGCTCATCAACTACGACGCCGTGTCCCTCCGGAGCCAGCTTCTGAACGCCCGGGGCGTCTTCCGGGTGCAGACCGAGCCCGGCACCTGGAGGCAGCAGTGA